The Glycine soja cultivar W05 chromosome 3, ASM419377v2, whole genome shotgun sequence genome window below encodes:
- the LOC114407159 gene encoding enolase-like: MATIVSIKARQIFDSRGNPTVEVDLTCSDGTFARAAVPSGASTGIYEALELRDGGSDYLGKGVSKAVDNVNTIIAPALVGKDPTQQTAIDNLMVQQLDGTVNEWGWCKQKLGANAILAVSLAVCKAGAAVLKVPLYKHIANIAGNKKLVLPVPAFNVINGGSHAGNKLAMQEFMVLPVGASSFKEAMKMGVEVYHNLKSVIKKKYGQDAVNVGDEGGFAPNIQENKEGLELLKTAIAKAGYTGKVVIGMDVAASEFYKEDKTYDLNFKEDNNDGSQKISGDALKDLYKSFVTEYPIVSIEDPFDQDDWEHYAKLTAEVGTNVQIVGDDLLVTNPKRVQKAIDSKACNALLLKVNQIGSVTESIEAVRMSKKAGWGVMASHRSGETEDTFIADLSVGLATGQIKTGAPCRSERLAKYNQLLRIEEELGAEAVYAGANFRTPVEPY, encoded by the exons GTGGATTTGACATGCTCCGATGGTACTTTTGCTAGAGCTGCTGTTCCAAGTGGTGCATCCACTG ggATTTATGAGGCCCTTGAATTGAGAGATGGAGGATCTGACTACCTTGGAAAGGGTGTATCAAAG GCTGTTGACAATGTGAACACCATTATTGCCCCTGCTTTGGTTGGCAAG GACCCAACTCAGCAGACTGCTATTGACAACTTAATGGTTCAACAACTTGATGGAACTGTTAACGAATGGGGTTGGTGCAAGCAAAAG cTTGGAGCAAATGCCATATTGGCAGTGTCTCTTGCAGTCTGCAAAGCTGGTGCTGCTGTCCTGAAAGTTCCTCTTTACAAG CATATTGCAAATATTGCGGGTAACAAAAAGTTGGTTTTGCCTGTTCCTGCTTTCAATGTCATTAATGGTGGATCACATGCTGGAAACAAACTTGCTATGCAG GAGTTTATGGTTCTTCCCGTGGGAGCTTCCTCTTTCAAGGAAGCCATGAAGATGGGTGTAGAAGTATATCACAATTTGAAG TCTGTGATTAAGAAGAAATATGGTCAAGATGCAGTAAATGTTGGTGACGAAGGTGGCTTTGCCCCTAACATCCAG GAAAACAAGGAAGGTTTGGAATTGCTGAAAACTGCCATTGCCAAAGCTGGTTACACAGGCAAA GTTGTCATTGGAATGGATGTTGCAGCTTCTGAATTCTACAAGGAAGATAAAACATACGATTTGAACTTCAAGGAAGAT AACAATGATGGCTCACAGAAGATCTCTGGAGATGCTTTGAAAGATCTATACAAGTCATTTGTGACAGAGTATCCAATTGTTTCAATTGAGGATCCTTTTGACCAGGATGACTGGGAGCACTATGCTAAGCTTACTGCTGAGGTTGGAACCAATGTACAAATTGTTGGTGATGATCTCTTGGTTACCAACCCCAAG AGGGTTCAGAAGGCAATTGATTCAAAAGCATGCAATGCTCTTCTCCTTAAG GTCAACCAAATTGGTTCTGTGACTGAGAGTATTGAAGCTGTCAGGATGTCCAAAAAAGCTGGATGGGGTGTCATGGCGAGTCACAGAAG TGGAGAGACTGAGGATACCTTCATTGCTGACCTTTCTGTTGGTTTGGCAACG GGTCAAATTAAGACTGGAGCTCCATGCAGGTCAGAGCGTCTTGCTAAATATAACCAG CTCTTGAGAATTGAGGAGGAGCTTGGTGCGGAAGCAGTGTATGCTGGAGCTAACTTCCGTACCCCTGTTGAGCCCTACTAA